Sequence from the Ascaphus truei isolate aAscTru1 chromosome 3, aAscTru1.hap1, whole genome shotgun sequence genome:
gtgtatttggcccttgttgtttgtttagggcttgtggggggggggggtttcgggtgcacttaaccccttcacgaccgtagcagatAATACCGCTacgatcatgaaggggttaaggcctgccgctacccacccgcaagccctaaaaaaaccaccgttggggctaatacccccctcacccacccccgctaaccacaattaaaagaaaacacacaccagccccacactaactaaagaaatatatatatataacaataaagacattaaatacatatagcactcacccatgtctggctgccacgatgaaggccatcctcatcttcatcctgctaatgccccatccgcttctgcaaaacagacacgagaataaaaacatcccatgtaatgccccctaaccccttaatcaccatagcggttattaaccgctacagtcattaaggggttaacccaccatcacccacatacccttccccactaaccccccaccccctgaggcctaaccaccctcacccactacccacaagggagttcTACCACaaatccttggggccaataccccctacccccagcacatacagtacaataatgtgccaaataactattatccacagaGGGAGAATACATTAGtttgccattattaaacacattaaacaccgtagtaaaataattaaaaatctactaacctcttcaataagaaggccccgtcgccagcatcatccttgtgttccgttgccaaaataataaatagccaatacagttcaatgacattcacatatcaatgaaccccttaatcaccttatcgggtactaacctcaaaggaaattaaggggttaagccatcctgcaatggcaaccccacttatccataacatcctcaatgaattaaaatgtatcattcaatctaaagcatcaaatgccaatccatattctcaaatgccacttaaaacattgcatttacattgtatacatgctgcctAAAATGTAAGCTGCATGTAGACGcaacaaatcaatgttaacaatacaatattccaactaaaatagcatcacatcacaagaagtatagcAGAGTGATGAATTGCTAACAAATACTATTGAGGTTGCAGAGacactaggggcctcatgcagtaagcgccgaaaatgtGCAAAGGCCAAGCTTACCGATTTGGCATGATTtaggcgattttccctctccgtatgcagtaagtgccgaatcccttcccaatcaagccgaaaacacttccgcccactctcacgatgatttgctgatcacacacaggtgtatcggcatgCATGgtggggtgctgttaggttcgccaattaaacttcttgctgaatcaggcgaagcaagcatgttttggattgcgcggcctatttaaaggcaacgtgtactgttaatcattctctgtgttgttgggagtgagagagagagagacgcacagagctgggcgatttcatatttgcatattgactgagaaacttgttgtgtattgttagAGCTTTggcctttgttgttttgtttacatctttgtcttgttttatatgtgtaagtgttcagtgtgattggctttacatttcttttctgttatttgtgagtgctaCAGGTATGGCCGGCAAACGTGGGAaaagtgatgctggtgtgagtggtactgctcGTCGTGTGCCCACGCGTATGAGTGAACGTAGGGTTCAGCCGAGTGCTGctggtgggagtgtgagtgctgttgatgggagtgcgagtgctgctggtgggagtgtgagtgctgctggtgggagtgcgagtgctgctggtggctcacttgcggctggtgtgtctggtggtggcgtgcttgctggtggcccgcttttggagtctcttccattggaagatggagagtccagtcagcaccagccaagctctgagtctaaacgtgctcggaagaaacgtgtggagcagccacgtaatcctcggttcaatgaccaggaaaacacagctcttgttactgggattctggagcactatgacattCTGTTTGGCTATTTAGTAGGTGAGTTTACCTTAgcattcattcttcaaatacatgtgatcttAGGTCATGTGAGGTGTGTTAATATGCAAttatgggtccataatatctatcaatcTACATTATTTTGTAATGACatatttttatcatgcgttacaacgaCAAGAACACTCAGTCGTTCAATTGGCGCAAACTTCATACAATATTTATGCAAACTTCCTTACATGTCTATGTTTACAAGTGAATGCTCAtctgcttcacatattacacataaaccagcatgtttggtatctcttggaacagctagcagtgtaggaaattgTTCGTTTTATTAGtaggaattaacgtcatatatgttgtatgtatttcaagggcggacaagttcagcaagcaaaaaagagaaGTGGAATGAAATAATActtggtgtgaatgcgtgtgggaatcgtgtcagggacaagaataattgtcgcaagagatttgacgatattagggcaagattaaaaaagaaaatacaacaactACGCTTGCATGCTTGTGGCACTGGAGGAGGGCCGCcagcacaacgtctcatattaactccattggaggagcagcttcgtgaaaaattacttcccgtcgtcgtggagggtttgtccggtgacagagacatcggaatttattcctctgaatttccaccaggtgagaaatgttactgtactaggcgtgtcgttggttACAGTTATTAGCGAATtttccgctgctatttatactttcCTCCCAAtagaagcatacctacatctatatatgtatatatgtctctctgtatatatatatatatatctatcagtatatatttatatttcgttgtcctactaaaagcagtaaataAGATATCacgtggcactgagtgctcatttgcatgtcatctcccacaatcctttgctgcagtggaagcaatttatgctgcccgaagatggggaacaacagggtagcacacatgtctaacacatgctaatgagcaaACATTACTATGTAGTGTTGCAGTACACACATATGTAATagtaatgtatatttaatttatttgacACCTagaaacatgacattactgcctcttcaaatcatgcatcAAAGATATTGCtacggccaacaaacatcacttgcactaacacatttgcttttggttattaaaaggtccttttttgcttcatgtcacatactgtacagagaccataatgaggcacacgttgcaTATGTTATGTAATTGTGTTCATAGCTAGCTCACTTCATAATAGTATTTAGATCATCTAACATTGTGTTAAAcctgctgcaattaatatgtcatcacagcatacacgtgaacacagggggtggggttgtgcacaCAGCCATGTAATACGGTCTACTTTGTAGAGACCACTTACAGCTGCTTGAATTAATTGAAAGGTCACGGTTATGTCAccttttgggggagggactacagttctttAAACCTGACAAGCTAAAtagaagttaatcacactcatttgaaatgtTAAATCTATGTACAAATTCACCCACCAAAGCATTATGTATCAAAACTTACGTTACACATTCGTTAACTCAGATATATAGTTCAACTTATATCAACACCAAATTATGACTCCAGTAGCCTCTGTGAGCGGCACAATGCAAGTGTTTTGTTGTTGAGTGGCAGCAACATTCAGCCTTGCAACAGCTTCTATTACTGTAGTACACATCCAGTAATAAAAGCATAAACTTTTCTAATATTACCTACTTAATGATAAACCTTGTCAACATTGATCTCATGATAGTGATGTACATAATGTTTTTTATATTactgcacaacatatgcagtgtatgtccaatattattaatattggtaaaacgcattactgcataaacattgtatgttAGTGATCTAAATAGTCCAAAGTACACTgacatgtacattgttattaaaacGAATAATGTTCAGTTTGCCACTCACATTTTTCAAGttcaggaactgatgctgttagtttGCCTTACATACTCAACATACACTAACTCAATGGTCATTATGTACACATGTGAATTaacaacttatgttattgttctatatagttgctcctggaggacacgtgtcacctgagactgagcAAGTGTGTTCACCTGGCTCATGCAGCTCATCGCACCctgaaggtgagtgtatgaggtggcggacatataatatgttcacttctatatgttatgttgtcatgttaattAATGGTTGAAGACATGTGGATTAAATTGGATAACTTAGTGTCACTGAAAAAGAAGTTTCTATagagaacatgtattgtgtttgggatgtacagtatcatgtaggagttgtgaggtttcaacaacctttcattcattgttatttcacactgagtccaaacataattcttaagtcaaggtacattttaatgtgacgtcataaaacgtatggaaacatgttaggtgatatttgttatcacagtgtataattacatagtaaaacagcagacattagcatgccatttcatcatgtgttcttttatttttagaacataatgatgccaaagacacagaaatgctATTAAGTGAAaatgaagaggttcccattcaaacagtgacacaggcaattcctccagcaagtaacacatacgcagcaatagcagcttctgaagaaaaaattgttgtagcagaaaatcgtcgccatgcagatatgatgtcagtgcttgaaaggatgatatcactgcaggaagaaacgatatcacaattggcacatctccatagagtcttcattgaagttcctAAAAAATTACAAACAGTAAACACGacattagaagcagtagttgttcagctaacccaagctaatcacttgagaatgactacaacaGCACATCAATTCAGCTTCACCCCATcacaggatggatctttacatgctgctaatttttcaccccatgcatctgatattcattccccaggacgggatgttaccggtacagtagctgcaagttctgtgcatgttcctctcTACTTCCAACCGCTGCCAACCTGCTGTAGAaaatctggagctgacacctacaaaggaggcaccaaaaagaaaaatgcacaagcaaTTACTATTAACCAGTTTTTggaaaaaaactaaaatacaaaaacatgaaacggagcaaccatcagttgtgcactgtctACCAACTTGTTCAGAACTGCCACTGACCACTAGCTCTGGCCGTGAAGTCTCACTGCCCActagccctgcccgtgaagtgtcactacCCACTAGCCCTGGCCGTGAAGTCTCACTGCCCACTAGCTCTGCCTGTGAAGTGTTACTACCCACTAGCCCTGGCCATGAAGTCTCACTGCCCActagccctgcccgtgaagtgtcactacCCACTAGCCCTGGCCGTGAAGTCTCACTGCCCActagccctgcccgtgaagtgtcactacCCACTAGCCCTGGCCGTGAAGTCTCACTGCCCACTAGCCATGCCCGTGAAGAGTCAATGCCCAATcctcctgcccgtgaagtgccacaggccactcaaACTGGCTGTGTTTTGCCTAAAGTTGTTGGCAAACGGATAAAAAAAACACCAtcgacaacaagcaggcctgtgactcggtccCAAAAGGGAAAAATAGAATACATTTTCTAATTAAGtaaatctgtatttggccttgtGATGTTGACTtaagattatctaattaatattgtatgtatgatcaagagctgttgtttccaaacattaaaGTATGTCCTTATACATGTGAAGGTTTGGAAATGATCACAGTCTGAATGAAtgcataatgtaattaatatttatgtatttatcatCTGTTAAGTAATGGTCTAACATTACACAGTTGCAATGTTTAGAGAAGGTGACATTCACTTAGCTACAAAACATTTTATTGGGGTGTGTTTGGTAGGTAATTTAGGtagtcattgcatgttaatagtattcacatgcaagtaaaaaaaaaaagttttctttaactgctaacatctttcATTTACGTGTCGAGCAGGATTAactgtaaaatattacttacctacACCTTCCTTGGAGCTTCTTAATGTTTTCCTTTCATCATGTATGTGTACTACTTacaataacatatctgtgaatgtgtagtaatatatatgtagtatctatgtatatatgtaaacacacacagtgtataactaattatatatatatatatatatatatatatatatatatatatatatatatatatatatatatatatatatatattaaatttgtatatagttttttgtacaaaagatatatatgatgttttcttgtgaaaacacagtattgacaataaaataaacattatgtTAGTTAAATATACATGATCTTACCCTTTCCCAATATGGGCCTAATATTATGAAgcacataattcactcaccttgatcaccatttaaatagttTTCTAACAAGgtctacttactgccatcaatatgttcagtctataactggattaaatagatatattatatgtAGTAACACTACAGCCCTTGTAAACTCACAAAAGGCCTGGTCTGATGTTAACTCCAAATTGGACACAGCTGACTGTagtaggccctcaaacatacttgcCCTGTAATGTTTGAACCtttaaataagtctgaacaaTCTAACAATCCCTGTTTACATAGAAGGCCTTAAATACAgtaacatacacgcacacatatatatatatatatatatatatatatatatatatagatttttcaTTGttggatagatatagatatatatatatatatacacagatagtcAAAATGTTTGACACAGACAGAGAGTTAAGCAGACAGAAAAATACACTGGGAAATTTTgaacaaaagacagagaaaaaTATTAGCAGGTGTGTTTATATCTCATTATTTCAGTGTAGGCAGTTTTTTATGTATGGGAAAACTACATTTtctcacccacattgttttttaattcaaTTCGTACACTTGGTTTGAGAATGTAGATTACGGGAAAACCAATGGCAAGTTCACTGCATTTCCTATCTTATTACAAAACATGTTTGCCAATTATTTACACACATTCGAATTGGACCTCAAAATAAGGAGTGCAACATTGAAATTTTATTTTGACCTTGACTAAAGCCACAAATGATAACATTTAATTAGTTTCACATTCAGCTGCAGAAAACTGCACCTTCTGGTTCACACATTATTTGACATCCAGCAATGGCAGACCATACTACAGAGAACAGCAATCCCCAAAAACCTTATAAAGTCCTGATAGCAGAGGCTATCATGGCAAGTGCCCAGCACAAAGCCAACGTCGGTGTAATATATGACTTGATCAGAACTAAATATCCATATTACCAAGACCCGTGCCGCGCTGAAAATTTTAAAtcatctgtacgattcactttaacaACAAATAAGTTATTTGAACGTGTCCAAGATAACCTAGAggaaaggtatggtttttggcagattgcaccacaatttaaacttaccatggaacatggcacatatATTCTGCTAAATAgaatatttattcctaataccaaTAGCTATGGATCCGCTAATACTGTTCCGTcagaatcgatacctgctgcaatatctgcaccctccattcttGAACCACAGATGCAAGATGAACTGAACTATGATGATGTCTTTCCCAACCTTTTTGGTCAAAACCCATTTGATTGGCAaaaccaagaactgtacgtaccGTTTGAAGAAGgctgtggcgattcctatgagctcctcatggagatgtgtctcCTACAGGATTCAACAGTTGCCTCAAGCATGGATGAAAATGCAGTGTGTTTCTGGAGCAAACAGATGCAGCCAAACGAactgttacttctacaagaatggtaaatataataatcgttatgcgttgactcaccgttaaaagttTTAACTTTAAAATATCCACCATTTTTACACTAAATgcatggatacagcgtaacattgcagacagcattacatgtagcgttcacaaacacattgtttcctattacaatatactacaaCCAGAAACCTTACTACACATTGCTAACGGAGAAAATATACCTagtttcctatctcttaaaacatttcattgcaacatgttaccataactgtaacacacacctcgttgtttatcatgctacatctaaaaaaaaagagggtcggccacatatgacgtgggacccttgtcatgtgccaagccgtccttaaaaaggattacggatgtaagcctcgcccccaaccgacgtgcgcgcgtcaaatcctattggctgtgtccgtttgttcgtgttacggtcactgcactgtgtcatgcgtgcgcatctgtgtttgtgggcgtgcaaAGTGCGgtaggccaatgttaattcagtgggaggagtgctTGCATGCACTTAACGCTGCCTTAACATCACGTCAAAAGTATTgtattcgctcattggctgatctgcCGTGgtttccgtccacacacgtccgTTTAAAAAGTATCTAGAAGTACGTGTTCCGAACGATTTTGATTTAGCGTTCAttggatttgaaataaatattatatgcttaatgctactaacaacatgtattgaacgcacagtgtacacattgtttagcgcatgcgctaacacttagtcgacccaatCATGAAGTGCGTGTGCaaattaagatgtgcgcgcacattctgatgtatacaggcaccggaaatatCATATCCCTAGTTATGGCTGCAACgcaattaacaaaaggatacataatgatgtttacttgtaaccttgcacttctaacatataagtgaattacacgtggatatacacaatcatatagagatgtgtaacgcgttgtcacggctacatatatataaaggtgccatctgtgaccatcatgtgtttgctgtatttcagagatgtcggggaagaatcAATGGGAACAATTTATCATTTCTGAAGAGTCTaccgttatatgagatgattgtgaggaggagcgaccgactaatatTCTACATACATATGCAACAATTTTTAAAATGCTTGTAgcgcatattaacaaacaatactaAATGTGAACAGGTTATGCCTATATTTCAtaaccacttaattaacataatgatgttgttaaacattttttttttgtattttttatgtgtgtACTTTTTGTGGTAATAACATTATATGCCATGCTCACTTtcatatataacaaccattcccactctgcaaacacatttgtgtaGTAGATTGTATAATGGGACGTATGAGTGTAGAAAGTATGTAAAGGAGACGtaaaaccaagtagccatttaaagctgcagttcagtcaatatcctgccagtgtgttttttttactaatTCAGTTCTGCAGTAAGAAAAATTACTGTTAGCATTTTCAGTTTTTAAAAAAACTACTTTGAAAGACCTATTCTGTTGtcttctattttaacagccatttgctaaggcactgccccttcatgtcctgtcacaagctctggcacacccctttgtcagccctacCCTCCCTCTAGCTCTTGTCAGTGGAGGAATggtcatgaatattcatgagcttccactgccagtcaagcagattataaacaaatcccagcttttaatatgtcaacTAATTgtgacctatcaatacatggagaacgaattgacctgcagctatacagttctttagctaattagagattgtacacatgaaactattgaagtaaaaaaataaatgtaaaaaacaaaacaattacaatgaatgaactgcagcttttatgCATAAGTTCTCATGTTACATGGGGATGTTGTTTCAATTGTTTGTGAGTGTGGCAAAAAAGTTTTATGCCAACATGTAGTACTGAACTATAATGCATGATGTTAGGAAAATTAGGTACTGATATTGTCGACATTCaagtttatgtgtatatttcatttagcaaactaactatagtttactgtgtttagtaAACGTTACACACATACAGAGTAACGTgagtatgatgatataagctaacaTTATAAACCTGATGTTATGATTTGACTgtgttatacatgcatcatatacaaattgatacagacacaaacagtggtcTTGAAATgtgtgcctatgcaaatgtgcacgtgatttACGTTATTCTGTTGAgaatacttgtaaatgatcatcataataatgatgaacTGACGTGTATGACATTccaactatattaacaacattgtcattgggtgaaatgaattatgcaaaattactaataCATTTCTGGAATATTATGCtttgtgttaacagtttgacacttgttacatgtaggtcacatcaacacacatgtgtgacttatacatacacatgtgacaatgtaaaaaACAACTTTACCATTAATTGATAGCATTAAttatcacatacattgcaacatacaagatgtacaacgcattgctgtgattgcaggcattcatgtatggagtgttatgatcactcatgtgcatccgtgGTTAATCACCTCCTCTAAGCAAAACACTATcagcatttatccccttctctccaaccACCCCTATATTAGAATAATGGAATTTTTAAGGGTACATACATGAAATGTGATGTCATATCACTAATAATTTTCACATACTATGCACATGAAACATCAAGAGTATCTAAACGCATGTAGATGATAGAGAAACGAGATGTATGTAAGATTTGAAGTTGTCAACTATGTTGGGTTTATACATCCTATAATTATACGTATATAGAGGTAGGCACATCTAATGACAGATGtcagttcatatacataccatgGTCAGTGatagaggagatatacctataaaaaAATTGAAGAATacataaattgcaaacattgacatgacagcttcattaacgtaagcaacacaaaaaagtgtatatttggtgttacatatgaaacaccatgtatattttgtcacattaaatatgaaaagctgcctggtgtacacatcatattgatGCACATGTAACAGTGTAACAATAAGATtgaatgtaaccatactgcaagaatgaatgactatgatggccatactatgtgtatagTGTTTGCATAATCAAAAACACAATGTTACTAAATTACTCGTTTGTAACActtgttgtattcacatacacacaactagtttacattcgaagaaggattatataacatgtgcaagaataacataccggtgccacatgcctttgtccacacagcagagaagagaaaggtgtgcgacccatattcatctgtgtcctaacagaaggttattataataaatgtagtgttaatataacataattaatatatcaaagtagtactaggaacatatatgtatttacttaccagaaaaaaaactatttatgagattctggcgtgtctcggcaccactggctgtttgttcattttcagctggtACATTTGTGGGATGCTCCTCTTCCAAAGCCTGACCTATGTCTGTGTGTACATtgtgtctgagtgccacattgtgcaaaatgcaacaggcaatgataatatcagacactttttgtggcttatattgaagagccccaccagttctgtcgagacagcGAAATCTAGTTTtgagaaggccaaatgtcctctctataatggatctggtagatatatgggcagcattgtagctctcctctgcttcagtttgagggtttagcaccggggcaacagccacggcctaattccgtatcctgagtcacctataatcaatgtagcacacataaggtaacattagtgtaaacattctaaaataaaatcattcctaaacaaaaaagaggtttgtgttacaacatccaaatatgtactcacccaacagccaaccaggtccaaaatgggcttcttcgaaagcatggaagactgatgagttcctcaggatagaggaatcgtgactggaaccagggaatttggctaccacatgcattatcttcatcgtggcatcgcataccacctgtacattcagggaatggtagtgcttacggttgcggtaagcatgctcactctgactaggcggaattaaagcaacatgggtgcaatcgattgcacccatcacacatggtatccctgctatggcataaaagccattcctgactttcAGCCACTGTGTCTGCTCTttaggaaaataaatataattcctagcgcgcctattgagtgcatagagaaactgggtaaaggcccgcgagaatgtagattgcgagaccccgcccactatgcccacagttgtctggaatgacgcggaagcaagataatgtaatgagcacagcattttaacaagcccagggactgcacgacctctggctgtcacaaaatctaaatctccccttatctcttcataaatagataagattgctgctgaactcaaccgatagcgacttactatctcctcctcactcatcccatctaacagggttctctccctgtacacacgtggacgagccacaacttctctcctctgtcttctcctctgatctcctgtccctctccctgtccctctccctgtccctctccctgtccctgtcgtgtccgtgcgcctgtccctgtcactgtccctggctctgtccctcccttgccctatgtcattctgttCTTCAGCAAGCCACTCgtgcaaaagaatgttcctccgtctcctaaacatgcgcatcattttgaaatctgtagctgtgaatgagcaggta
This genomic interval carries:
- the LOC142490863 gene encoding uncharacterized protein LOC142490863, whose protein sequence is MLYVFQGRTSSASKKEKWNEIILGVNACGNRVRDKNNCRKRFDDIRARLKKKIQQLRLHACGTGGGPPAQRLILTPLEEQLREKLLPVVVEGLSGDRDIGIYSSEFPPVAPGGHVSPETEQVCSPGSCSSSHPEEHNDAKDTEMLLSENEEVPIQTVTQAIPPASNTYAAIAASEEKIVVAENRRHADMMSVLERMISLQEETISQLAHLHRVFIEVPKKLQTVNTTLEAVVVQLTQANHLRMTTTAHQFSFTPSQDGSLHAANFSPHASDIHSPGRDVTGTVAASSVHVPLYFQPLPTCCRKSGADTYKGGTKKKNAQAITINQFLEKN